A single genomic interval of Cygnus olor isolate bCygOlo1 chromosome 17, bCygOlo1.pri.v2, whole genome shotgun sequence harbors:
- the LOC121079621 gene encoding uncharacterized protein LOC121079621, whose translation MPRVATGSSASADSSCCPSCWLSSQEGSRLAGSKSRSGLAEQHSWGRQGGEMVLPPPPQSPSSRWGPAITAGAPACQIGSAPGQTDAESKEQLELPTRLHSLSLPGKGTGRHVALARLSAGRTRASDAGRVLGPWSGAGASEPAGCGAWARSSSLHQPLEAPGTNFAAGQSAQALRLHRNIQKLGPSMRELLCQQRGCRGTHPRLEITRRAAQSTLGTKRPPAVTPKALRNPSQAAKKRMRGSSVGHQAPSGARGAPQAAPAGARHAERCQEAVPVGRGRRQPSVRQQPHHSVRPAASAQGLLHPIPAACTASGGQGAPRHQHGPAWHRGSTISYPRPFFFFFGSARCSEQKFP comes from the exons ATGCCCAGGGTGGCCACGGGCAGCTCCGCCAGCGctgacagctcctgctgcccttcctgctgGCTGAGCAGCCAGGAAGGAAGCCGCCTTGCAGGGAGCAAGAGCCGTTCGGGTTTggctgagcagcacagctggggcaggcaggggggtGAGATGGTTTTGCCCCCACCTCCCCAATCCCCCAGCTCCCGCTGGGGCCCTGCCATCACTGCCGGGGCCCCCGCATGCCAGATCGGGAGCGCACCCGGGCAGACGGATGCTGAAagcaaggagcagctggagctgcccaCGCGTCTGCACTCCCTCAGTCTGCCTGGAAAGGGCACGGGCCGGCACGTGGCGCTGGCACGGCTCAGCGCTGGCAGGACCCGGGCCAGCGATGCAGGGAGAGTTTTAGGACCCTGGAGCGGTGCAGGTGCGAGCGAGCCGGCTGGCTGCGGGGCCTGGGCAAGGAGCAGCTCTCTGCATCAGCCCTTGGAGGCTCCAGGCACCAATtttgcagcaggacagagcgcACAGGCCCTGCGGCTCCACAGGAACATCCAGAAGCTCGGCCCCAGCATGAGGGagctcctctgccagcagcGCGGATGCCGGGGCACTCACCCGCGCCTGGAAATCACGCGGAGAGCAGCGCAAAGCACCCTCGGGACAAAGCGCCCGCCTGCTGTGACCCCAAAAGCTCTCAGAAATCCTTCACAAGCAGCCAAGAAGCGGATGAGGGGTTCCTCTGTCGGTCACCAGGCACCGAGCGGTGCTCGGGGAGCGCCGCAGGCAGCTCCGGCGGGGGCACGGCACGCGGAGCGGTGCCAGGAGGCCGTGCCagtgggcagggggaggaggcagccctCGGTCCGCCAGCAGCCTCACCACTCTGTCAGGCCAGCAGCATCGGCCCAGGGCTTACTTCACCCCATCCCCGCTGCATGCACAGCCTCGGGAGGTCAGGGAGCACCAAGGCACCAGCATGGCCCTGCGTGGCACCGGG GCTCAACTATTTCCTATCCacggcctttttttttttttttcgggtcTGCAAGATGCTCGGAGCAGAAGTTTCCATGA